A region of Gracilinanus agilis isolate LMUSP501 chromosome 3, AgileGrace, whole genome shotgun sequence DNA encodes the following proteins:
- the LOC123240821 gene encoding leukocyte immunoglobulin-like receptor subfamily A member 2 → MTPVLSILLCLGLCLCKRTRTQAADELRKPSLRAENSSLVPEGETVTLRCRASWEAEKWKLEKRGESGWSQIKSVRGAGDEGEFSLLSVTSSNAGTYRCLYSYCLYKQGHSFSLWSECSDPLELVVTDLSPPPSLAALPSSEVAPGQNVTLQCGSEQWYGWCVLYKDGEEISRSRTQRHERGRLADFFFPAVNLTHDGTYRCYGFHSSSPYLWSSPSAPLVLRVSDAAAQDYTVGNLVRLILAGLVLILLGVLLAEHWKSSRGQPIQGVLD, encoded by the exons ATGACTCCTGTCCTCTCAATCCTGCTGTGCCTTG GGCTGTGTCTGTGCAAGAGGACAAGGACCCAGGCAGCAG atGAACTCCGCAAACCCTCCCTCAGGGCAGAGAATAGTTCTTTGGTGCCGGAGGGGGAAACTGTGACCCTCAGGTGCAGGGCATCATGGGAGGCTGAAAAGTGGAAGCTTGAGAAAAGAGGAGAATCTGGATGGTCACAGATCAAATCTGTAAGAGGAGCTGGGGATGAGGGCGAGTTTTCCCTCCTATCTGTGACATCAAGTAATGCAGGGACTTACCGGTGCCTCTATTCATACTGTTTATACAAACAAGGACATTCATTCTCCTTGTGGTCAGAGTGCAGTGACCCCCTGGAGCTTGTGGTGACAG ACCTCTCTCCCCCGCCCTCCCTGGCAGCCCTGCCCAGCTCTGAGGTGGCCCCAGGACAGAACGTGACCCTGCAGTGTGGGTCagagcaatggtatggctggtgtGTCCTGTACAAGGATGGAGAAGAGATCAGCCGCAGCAGGACTCAACGCCATGAAAGGGGGCGTCTGGCTGACTTCTTCTTCCCTGCTGTGAATCTGACCCACGATGGCACTTACCGATGCTACGGCTTTCATAGTTCTTCCCCCTATCTATGGTCCTCCCCCAGCGCCCCCCTGGTGCTCAGGGTCTCAG ATGCTGCTGCCCAGGATTACACTGTGGGCAATCTGGTCCGCCTCATCCTGGCTGGGCTGGTCCTCATCCTCCTGGGGGTCCTGCTGGCTGAGCACTGGAAGAGCTCCAGGGGGCAACCTATCCAGGGAGTCCTTGACTGA